One segment of Macrotis lagotis isolate mMagLag1 chromosome 1, bilby.v1.9.chrom.fasta, whole genome shotgun sequence DNA contains the following:
- the LOC141508563 gene encoding ecto-ADP-ribosyltransferase 5-like isoform X2 → MKCFLTISVISCVILISLQIPQTRSKTITLDMAPNTFDDDYTNCEKDMEQIAPFLLEKEMAQHKLFRQSWEAATVSLKSYQNLSLPPGFQTQHALAVMVYTNSSNPLHRELNSAVREMGKSIEVYMEQFPFKALHFYLMRALQLLRAPESCKEDSGQVVYRGIRSIHFEPRKPGDSVRLGQFASTSEDQNVAQNFGNATFFTLSTCFGASIKELSVFPNEREVLIPPNEVFQVSNFSQDGSRNLVTLRSLKQTCSNFNCAYLRSINHNKLEGGRLEKEKGQNCMVKSENYSSERGSQVSPD, encoded by the exons ATGAAGTGCTTTCTCACCATTTCTGTGATTTCCTGTGTGATTCTCATTTCACTGCAAATTCCCCAG ACAAGAAGCAAGACAATTACCCTTGACATGGCTCCAAACACTTTTGATGATGACTACACCAACTGTGAGAAGGACATGGAGCAGATTGCCCCCTTCCTGCTTGAGAAAGAGATGGCTCAGCACAAGTTGTTCAGACAATCATGGGAGGCTGCCACAGTTTCTTTGAAAAGTTATCAgaacctctcccttcccccaggcTTCCAGACCCAACATGCACTGGCTGTAATGGTCTATACCAACTCATCCAACCCACTGCATAGGGAGCTGAACTCAGCTGTGAGGGAAATGGGCAAGTCTATTGAGGTCTACATGGAGCAATTTCCTTTCAAGGCCTTGCACTTCTACCTAATGCGGGCCTTACAGCTGCTGAGAGCTCCTGAGAGTTGTAAGGAAGACTCTGGACAGGTGGTATACCGGGGCATAAGAAGCATCCACTTTGAGCCCAGAAAACCTGGAGATAGTGTCCGCCTTGGTCAGTTTGCCTCCACTTCTGAAGACCAGAATGTGGCCCAGAACTTTGGCAATGCCACCTTTTTTACCCTGAGCACATGCTTTGGGGCCTCCATCAAGGAACTCTCAGTCTTCCCCAATGAACGAGAAGTGCTCATCCCCCCCAATGAGGTCTTCCAGGTGTCTAACTTCTCCCAGGATGGAAGCCGAAACCTGGTGACTCTCAGAAGCCTCAAACAGACATGCAGTAACTTCAACTGTGCCTATCTGAGGAGTATTAACCACAACAAACTGGAAGGTGGAAGACTGGAGA AAGAAAAGGGT